One part of the Rutidosis leptorrhynchoides isolate AG116_Rl617_1_P2 chromosome 1, CSIRO_AGI_Rlap_v1, whole genome shotgun sequence genome encodes these proteins:
- the LOC139874402 gene encoding uncharacterized protein yields MKTRGGLSRKRSSYSNEFILKLVNKVTAEKAEKKRDKKRDRMIFGEGPMKIPRDLYDLIKEAVQHRRRFKSHPDNQSYKDAVLGAEYDIEVVSDMYKGDDLPRKWKYDPDIAQNLVENNRLVPVEYKDTVTYAKINEPPREIEIPETRFVHLNEREKTIWLDFKKFANRPRYELRSNPKRKISDHHLRGHANELRLLQIDHPMAILVGNFAVDTFNKAYQLLVNENQHKRIDPTEFIKCEYKISFGYFREYFFYMTIKAVEKGKEGLYETKVICDMFDGNRSLSRFILSKPTPENTDESSSKSEDEGDYEDYGEGHSSSSESEDERDYVPEPEFMCTGMRRRLKDATCKGYDFICPYRYAFEAP; encoded by the exons ATGAAAACTCGCGG TGGCTTATCCAGGAAGCGTAGTTCTTATAGCAATGAGTTTATCCTCAAATTG GTGAACAAGGTAACTGCAGAAAAGGCTGAAAAAAAAAGAGACAAAAAAAGAGACAGGATGATTTTTG ggGAGGGACCTATGAAAATTCCAAGGGATTTGTATGACCTCATTAAGGAAGCGGTTCAACATAGGAGACGTTTTAAGTCACATCCAGATAACCAGAGTTATAAAGACGCTGTGCTTGGTGCTGAATATGATATTGAGGTTGTTAGTGACATGTATAAGGGAGATGATCTGCCACGTAAATGGAAATA TGACCCGGACATTGCGCAGAACCTTGTAGAAAATAACCGTCTTGTTCCAGTGGAATATAAGGATACAGTTACTTATGCAAAGATAAATG AACCGCCGAGGGAGATTGAGATTCCAGAAACACGTTTCGTTCACTTAAATGAGAGAGAGAAGACGATATGGCTGGATTTCAAAAAGTTCGCTAATAGGCCG CGGTACGAACTCAGAAGCAATCCTAAAAGAAAAATAAGCGATCATCATCTCCGGGGTCATGCAAATGAATTAAGGTTGCTTCAAATTGATCATCCGATGGCTATTCTTGTTGGCAACTTTGCCGTTGATACCTTCAACAAGGCCTATCAGTTG CTTGTCAACGAGAATCAACACAAGCGCATCGATCCTACCGAGTTTATCAAGTGCGAATATAAAATTAGTTTTGGGTACTTCCGCGAGTATTTCTTCTACATGACAATAAAGGCTGTTGAAAAGGGGAAGGAAGGCTTGTATGAAACTAAAGTTATATGTGATATGTTTGACGGTAACAGATCACTGAGCAGGTTTATTCTCTCTAAACCAACACCAG AAAACACCGATGAGAGTTCATCTAAATCTGAGGATGAGGGTGATTATGAGGATTATGGTGAGGGACATAGTAGTTCATCTGAATCTGAGGATGAGCGTGATTATGTACCTGAACCTGAATTTATGTGTACCGGGATGAGGCGTAGGCTTAAGGACGCCACTTGTAAGGGTTACGACTTCATCTGCCCGTATCGGTATG CATTCGAAGCTCCTTAG
- the LOC139904459 gene encoding uncharacterized protein: MDNSNISLHEKMKHVKSKIKVWIKVKKTNEKTRKSHTMDQINKIGTNGQAVDEEINERLNLVHEFDNIQKVEELDVIQQSRIKWDAEGDENSRYFHCLLKQHRNDHMIKGISINGKFEVQNACRQAPQFTLDYVLSLEEANDMEKEITEMEVKKAIWDCGSYKEPSSDGFNFAFIKRYWEILKDELVKTVIDAFALKKMPKRSRVRVLHHFNS, encoded by the exons ATGGATAATTCCAATATATCTCTTCACGAGAAGATGAAGCATGTAAAGTCAAAAATCAAAGTTTGGATTAAAGTTAAAAAAACGAACGAGAAAACTAGGAAATCGCATACTATGGATCAGATTAATAAGATCGGAACAAATGGGCAAGCAGTAGATGAGGAGATAAATGAAAGATTGAATCTGGTGCATGAATTCGATAATATTCAAAAAGTTGAAGAGTTAGATGTTATACAACAAAGCCGTATTAAATGGGATGCGGAAGGGGACGAAAACTCACGATATTTTCACTGTTTACTTAAACAACACCGTAATGATCACATGATTAAAGGGATTTCAATCAATGGG AAATTTGAGGTGCAGAATGCATGTAGGCAAGCTCCACAATTTACTCTAGATTATGTGTTGTCTTTAGAGGAAGCTAATGATATGGAAAAGGAAATAACTGAAATGGAAGTAAAAAAGGCGATATGGGATTGTGGCAGTTACAAAGAGCCGAGTTCTGACGGATTCAATTTTGCGTTTATTAAAAGATATTGGGAGATTCTTAAAGACGAGTTGGTAAAAACAGTGATAGATGCTTTTGCATTGAAGAAGATGCCCAAAAGAAGCAGGGTCCGCGTTCTTCATCACTTTAATTCCTAA